A window from Chitinophagales bacterium encodes these proteins:
- a CDS encoding efflux RND transporter periplasmic adaptor subunit produces MKFKINNIIIVLCATFLLAACNSKSPDTHDHGEEKQGHEDEHGHTEHEGEGESVHLSQAQFKALEMQVGPVPRKNLSNIVEANGELEVPPKNEATVTAILGANISSIEIIEGDDVQKGQVLAYLSHPNIIELQRSYLESFNREAFLEQEYNRQQKLYEEEVGSGKAFQQTTADYRSAQATVKSYEAQLRQLGINPEKIQEGDFYNRIPVVSPIKGSITKVEVKTGQYVQPQNDLFEIVNIDHIHADLMVFEKDVHKVNEGQRVRFTVETMPGKELYAEIYSVGKKFEQDPKAIHVHAEIENELGKLIPGMYVRGEILTDSITSLALPESAITREGDDYLAFTAAKEGEEWMFAPVRVTIGTKSNGWVAVNFLDAVPEDTQFALNNAYYLIAEMKKGEGGHHH; encoded by the coding sequence ATGAAATTCAAAATAAATAATATCATCATTGTATTGTGTGCTACCTTTCTTTTAGCGGCTTGTAATAGTAAGTCACCTGATACTCACGATCACGGAGAAGAAAAGCAGGGGCATGAAGATGAACACGGTCACACCGAACATGAAGGGGAAGGCGAAAGCGTTCATCTTTCTCAGGCGCAATTCAAAGCCTTGGAAATGCAGGTAGGTCCGGTTCCCCGAAAAAACCTCTCCAATATAGTTGAAGCCAACGGAGAACTTGAGGTTCCTCCAAAAAATGAGGCAACGGTGACCGCTATTTTAGGTGCCAATATATCAAGCATCGAAATTATTGAAGGAGATGATGTACAAAAAGGACAGGTGCTGGCTTATCTCTCCCACCCGAATATCATTGAACTTCAGCGCAGTTATCTGGAATCATTTAACCGCGAAGCATTTCTTGAGCAGGAGTACAATCGTCAGCAAAAGCTGTATGAGGAAGAGGTGGGTTCCGGAAAAGCTTTTCAGCAAACTACGGCCGATTATCGCTCAGCACAGGCCACAGTAAAAAGTTATGAAGCACAACTTCGGCAGTTGGGAATCAATCCTGAAAAGATACAGGAAGGCGACTTTTACAACCGCATTCCCGTGGTAAGTCCTATCAAAGGCTCCATTACTAAAGTGGAAGTGAAAACCGGTCAGTATGTGCAGCCGCAGAATGATCTTTTCGAGATTGTAAACATTGATCATATCCATGCAGACCTTATGGTTTTTGAAAAAGATGTGCACAAAGTAAATGAAGGGCAGCGTGTCCGATTTACGGTTGAGACTATGCCCGGTAAGGAGCTTTATGCTGAAATTTACTCCGTGGGGAAAAAGTTTGAGCAAGATCCTAAAGCTATTCACGTCCATGCTGAAATCGAGAATGAGTTGGGTAAGTTAATTCCCGGCATGTATGTGCGCGGGGAGATACTCACCGACAGCATTACTTCACTTGCCTTACCCGAAAGCGCCATTACCCGTGAGGGTGACGATTACCTGGCTTTTACAGCCGCAAAAGAAGGTGAAGAGTGGATGTTTGCACCCGTGAGAGTAACCATCGGAACCAAAAGCAATGGCTGGGTGGCTGTCAATTTTTTGGATGCCGTGCCCGAAGACACACAATTTGCCCTCAACAATGCCTACTATTTGATAGCGGAAATGAAAAAAGGTGAAGGCGGCCACCATCATTAA
- a CDS encoding efflux RND transporter permease subunit — MLNKILSISLQNRLLVLLGAVVLSVAGLFLARTMNVDVFPDLTAPTVTILTEAHGLESEEVEKLVTYQLETALNGSPNVRRIRSSSAAGISIVWVEFDWGTDIYRARQIVSERIPMVRENLPSGIGAPTMAPISSIMGEIMLLGVTSDSLSPMKLRTISDWTIRPRLKAIGGIANVIVIGGDYKQYQVFAHPEKLKHYNVSLSELVEKVKEANVNAPGGFFNEHGNQYIIKGSGRAYAVGELQEAVVKQLNGQSIKIKDVATVQIGASDKIGDGSLNASPAVILTISKQPDVNTLDLTGRLDEAIAELGQTLPEGVEIKSHIFRQSDFIEASISNLNQTLLEGTFFVVIVLFIFLMNWRTTLISLLAIPISLLVSIIVLKLLGYTINTMSLGGMAIAIGTLVDDAIIDVENVYKRLRENIRKPKSERLPVLTVVKDASVEIRSSIIIATLIIIVSFVPLFFLSGMEGRLLKPLGIAFVTSVLTSLVVAVTVTPVLCSYLLKREKVLSKNAEGTRVERWLRKHYSRLLGGTLKFPKTIITVTVITFLSSMGLLTQLGRSFLPEFNEGSLVISAVGPPGMSLEESNKVGKLIEQQLLEMPEVEVVTRRTGRAELDEHAQGVNAAEIDVPFTLEDKSKEAFFEEVRKKLSIVPGVNITLGQPIAHRIDHMLSGTRANIAIKIFGPDLQRLYEVGKKIETDIKPIQGLADVAVAQQIEVPQIRIKPKREMLSAFGMTVGDLMEQVDIAFAGEEAGEIYEGQKYFDLIVRYQEEFRSNIERIKTTLVSLPNGGYTTIDQLATVSSVSSPNKISREDVQRKIVVAANVQGRDLRSAVNEIQETITSSIEIPEGYRVEYGGQFESEAKASQLLLITAVIAILIIFLLLYFEFKDVKLAFVVLINLPLALIGGILIVYFTSGIISIAATIGFISLFGIATRNGILLVSRYEDLRKEGKQGLALIQEGVLDRLNPILMTAFTTGLALIPLAMKGGEPGSEIQSPMAVVILGGLLSATILNLVVIPCVYRLVTK; from the coding sequence ATGCTAAATAAGATATTATCAATATCACTTCAAAACAGGCTTTTGGTCTTATTGGGTGCAGTAGTGCTGAGTGTGGCAGGTTTGTTTTTGGCACGTACAATGAATGTGGATGTTTTTCCTGACCTTACGGCACCTACTGTAACTATCCTAACAGAGGCACATGGTTTGGAGTCAGAAGAAGTGGAGAAACTGGTAACCTATCAGTTGGAGACAGCACTCAACGGCTCTCCGAATGTAAGGAGAATCCGTTCATCCTCAGCGGCAGGTATTTCCATTGTATGGGTAGAGTTTGATTGGGGAACGGATATTTACAGGGCGCGGCAAATTGTGAGTGAACGCATCCCAATGGTACGTGAAAACCTTCCGAGTGGTATCGGTGCGCCCACAATGGCGCCCATTTCCTCAATTATGGGAGAGATTATGCTTTTGGGGGTTACATCCGACAGCTTGTCGCCCATGAAATTGCGAACGATTTCTGACTGGACAATTAGGCCTAGGTTAAAAGCCATTGGAGGAATTGCCAACGTAATTGTTATTGGTGGTGATTATAAACAATATCAGGTGTTTGCCCATCCGGAAAAGCTCAAACACTATAATGTAAGTCTTAGTGAGTTGGTGGAAAAAGTAAAAGAAGCCAACGTAAATGCCCCCGGAGGTTTTTTCAATGAACACGGAAACCAATACATCATCAAGGGCAGCGGCAGGGCTTATGCAGTGGGAGAATTGCAGGAAGCTGTGGTAAAACAGCTTAACGGCCAAAGCATTAAAATTAAAGATGTGGCCACTGTGCAGATTGGTGCGTCCGATAAGATTGGTGACGGTTCACTGAATGCCTCACCTGCGGTCATACTGACAATCTCCAAACAACCAGACGTAAACACACTGGATTTGACCGGCCGATTGGATGAAGCCATTGCTGAATTAGGACAAACACTACCGGAAGGGGTTGAGATTAAAAGCCATATTTTCAGGCAATCCGATTTTATAGAAGCCTCCATCAGCAACCTCAACCAAACCCTGCTGGAGGGTACGTTTTTTGTGGTCATTGTCTTATTTATTTTCCTGATGAATTGGCGCACCACACTGATCTCTTTGCTGGCCATACCAATTTCCCTGCTGGTATCTATTATCGTGCTAAAATTATTAGGCTACACCATCAATACCATGAGCCTGGGGGGGATGGCCATTGCTATTGGCACTTTGGTGGATGATGCAATTATAGATGTAGAGAATGTTTATAAACGCTTACGGGAAAATATCAGAAAGCCCAAAAGCGAACGACTCCCTGTATTAACAGTGGTAAAAGATGCTTCTGTAGAAATCAGGAGTTCCATCATCATCGCTACATTGATCATCATAGTATCGTTTGTGCCTTTGTTCTTCCTAAGTGGTATGGAAGGACGGTTATTGAAACCATTGGGAATTGCTTTTGTAACCTCGGTACTTACTTCTTTGGTGGTGGCTGTTACTGTGACACCAGTTCTCTGCTCTTATTTATTGAAAAGAGAAAAAGTATTGAGCAAAAATGCCGAAGGAACCAGAGTTGAAAGATGGCTTCGAAAACATTATTCAAGGCTATTGGGTGGCACTTTAAAATTTCCGAAAACCATAATTACGGTTACAGTAATTACCTTTTTATCAAGTATGGGGCTGCTTACTCAATTGGGAAGAAGCTTTTTACCGGAATTCAATGAAGGCTCGCTTGTCATCAGTGCGGTCGGCCCTCCCGGAATGTCGTTGGAAGAAAGCAATAAAGTGGGGAAGCTGATAGAGCAACAATTATTAGAAATGCCTGAAGTAGAGGTGGTCACCCGCAGGACGGGACGTGCCGAACTGGACGAACATGCCCAGGGCGTAAATGCGGCCGAGATTGATGTGCCTTTTACCCTCGAAGACAAAAGCAAAGAGGCGTTTTTTGAAGAAGTGAGAAAAAAACTCAGCATTGTGCCGGGAGTAAACATTACATTGGGACAACCAATAGCTCACCGGATTGACCACATGCTTTCCGGGACACGAGCCAATATTGCTATAAAAATTTTCGGGCCTGATCTGCAACGCCTTTATGAAGTGGGCAAAAAAATAGAAACGGATATTAAACCAATTCAAGGACTGGCCGATGTAGCGGTTGCCCAGCAAATTGAAGTGCCGCAAATTAGGATCAAACCAAAACGTGAAATGTTATCGGCTTTTGGGATGACGGTTGGCGACCTCATGGAACAGGTGGACATTGCATTTGCAGGAGAGGAAGCCGGTGAGATTTATGAAGGGCAAAAGTACTTTGACCTAATAGTGCGTTATCAGGAAGAGTTCAGGAGCAATATTGAGCGCATCAAAACGACCCTGGTGAGCTTGCCTAATGGAGGCTATACTACTATTGACCAGCTGGCCACGGTATCTTCAGTGAGCAGCCCGAATAAGATAAGCAGGGAAGATGTACAGCGTAAGATTGTAGTAGCGGCCAATGTACAGGGAAGGGATTTGAGAAGTGCGGTCAATGAGATTCAGGAGACCATTACTAGCAGTATTGAAATACCTGAAGGCTACCGTGTGGAATATGGTGGGCAATTTGAGAGTGAAGCAAAGGCTTCACAATTACTCTTGATTACTGCCGTTATCGCAATTCTGATCATATTCCTGCTACTCTACTTTGAGTTTAAAGACGTGAAACTGGCTTTTGTGGTCTTGATCAATCTGCCTCTGGCGTTAATTGGTGGAATTCTGATTGTGTACTTCACCTCCGGGATTATCAGTATTGCTGCTACCATTGGTTTTATTAGTTTGTTCGGTATTGCCACACGGAATGGAATTTTGCTTGTTTCCCGATATGAAGATTTGCGAAAAGAAGGCAAACAAGGATTGGCTTTAATTCAGGAAGGTGTTTTAGACCGACTGAACCCAATCCTGATGACGGCCTTCACTACCGGATTAGCCCTAATTCCATTGGCTATGAAAGGTGGTGAGCCGGGCAGTGAGATTCAAAGTCCCATGGCCGTAGTAATTCTAGGTGGTTTGTTATCAGCCACCATTTTGAATTTAGTGGTGATACCTTGTGTTTATCGGTTGGTGACCAAATGA
- a CDS encoding cation transporter yields the protein MKDNRSKLLKTALILSIVTIAYNAAEGIVATFFGATDETLALFGFGVDSFVEVLSGLGIAHMVIRMRKNINVQRDTFEKNALRITGTAFYILVVGLVVGSALAVYTGAEPRTTLAGIIISLISIATMYFLYRMKLNVGQKLNSAPIISDAKCTKTCFYLSFILLGSSLLYQWFQIPYVDAIGSLGIAWYAFKEGREAFEKAKSKNLSCADDCC from the coding sequence ATGAAAGACAACAGATCAAAACTGCTTAAAACCGCACTTATACTCAGTATAGTGACTATAGCTTACAATGCAGCGGAAGGGATTGTGGCTACTTTTTTCGGTGCTACGGATGAAACCCTGGCACTATTCGGTTTTGGAGTAGATAGTTTTGTGGAAGTGCTTTCCGGCCTTGGCATTGCCCATATGGTCATTCGCATGAGGAAAAACATAAATGTGCAGCGCGACACCTTTGAAAAGAACGCCCTGCGCATCACTGGTACGGCATTCTACATTTTAGTAGTTGGATTGGTGGTAGGTTCGGCTCTGGCAGTTTACACCGGGGCCGAACCCCGCACCACCCTTGCAGGCATCATCATATCCCTTATTTCCATTGCCACGATGTATTTTTTGTACCGAATGAAACTTAATGTAGGACAAAAGCTGAATTCGGCACCTATCATTTCAGATGCTAAATGCACCAAAACTTGTTTTTACTTATCTTTTATCCTGCTTGGATCAAGTCTGCTCTATCAGTGGTTTCAAATTCCATATGTTGATGCTATTGGTAGCTTGGGAATTGCCTGGTACGCATTTAAAGAAGGACGCGAGGCTTTTGAAAAGGCAAAGTCGAAAAACCTAAGCTGTGCGGATGACTGTTGCTAA
- a CDS encoding DUF3703 domain-containing protein codes for MPQKLKPFFRKEISDYRENLQHGHLQRAWEHLERAHILGQAFPLEHTYVHWKMLLFGIKIKSTREVIGQIPRLLVGGVKSFVGKIPVGNTGGANVPSLKPLPIDKDILEIFTKAGLHNYGS; via the coding sequence ATGCCCCAAAAACTAAAACCCTTTTTCCGGAAGGAAATTAGTGACTACCGAGAAAATCTTCAGCACGGTCATCTTCAAAGAGCATGGGAGCATTTGGAACGTGCCCATATTTTGGGCCAGGCTTTTCCATTGGAACACACTTATGTGCACTGGAAGATGTTGCTTTTCGGTATCAAAATCAAAAGCACCCGCGAAGTGATCGGGCAGATACCGCGACTGCTGGTGGGGGGAGTGAAATCTTTTGTGGGGAAAATTCCCGTTGGCAATACAGGCGGAGCCAATGTGCCGTCTTTAAAACCCTTGCCAATCGACAAAGATATTCTCGAAATATTCACCAAAGCAGGATTGCACAATTATGGCTCATGA
- a CDS encoding CusA/CzcA family heavy metal efflux RND transporter: MIDKIIAFSVRNKFIIGLLTLVLIGAGIWSMTKVPIDAVPDITNNQVQVITQAPNLGTEDIEQFVTYPVEVAMANLPGVIEIRSVSRFGLSVVTIVFKDDMGTYLPRQLVSEKLQAVEEEIPEGFGDPSMGPISTGLGEIYQYTLQVDEAYEDQYSATDLRTMQDWIVRRQMAMVPGVVEVNAFGGKIKQYEVAVDPDELRAIDLTITDVFVALQRNNQNTGGAYIEKNHYANFIRGEGLVRSLDDLRDIVVKTLDGVPIRIKDIAEVQFGNAVRYGAFTKDGKGEAVGGMILMLKGANSNEVIEEVKERVAQIQGSLPDGVTIEPFLDRSELIAETTGTVTGNLLEGALIVIFVLVFLLGNWRGGLIVASTIPLSLLFAFILMHVFGVWANLMSLGAIDFGIIVDGAVIIVEGTVFFLVQKMGIGKKRFTQQERDETTIKASSKMMNSAFFGQLIILIVFLPILFLEGVEGKMFQPMALTFMFAMIGAMILCLTYVPMISALFIRVKPEEKKSWGDRIVIWLEEKYERALGGTLRKAGLVIGSAVVLLILAVFTFTRMGGEFIPQLDEGDIAFHIILKPGSSLSESIETSTRIEKIILEDFPEVQHAMTRFGVADVPTDPMPMDIGDCFLILKPQDEWVSADTKEELIIKIKEALSIVPGVNYEFTQPIEMRFNELLTGVREDIAIKLYGEDLQVLADKAEEMGQIISTVEGVGDMRVEATSGLPQMTVKYDRADLAQYGLNISSVNQVIQSAFAGGKAGVIFEGEKRFDLVVRLDSAHRSNIDDLKNLYVNTPTGAQIPLNEVADISYEPGPMQISRDNTNRRTYVGVNVRGRDVKSLVEEIQQKLNAQLDLPAGYYIRYGGAFENLERATNRLQIVVPLALALIFILIFFALRSFKQSIMIYMAIPLAAIGGVFALWLRDMPFSISAGVGFIVLFGVAVLNGLVLISGWNELKEEGEMDLSKRIKDGARRRVRPILLTALTDILGFLPMALSVSAGAEVQRPLATVVIGGMITATLLTLFVLPILYRWTEKRSLNPSGAGIATVVVILGFTVFAPTTVSAQNAGELPEISMEEAVNRAVSSYPTLQAARLEIEQQEALKKTAWDFGNTQLFTGGEEIGDGTGVYTTIGIQQQQMDIFGIAPKLKARKSQVALAEAALNLSKLELQQKVKEAYANAWIARQNYQLYQRLDSIYQNFQRGARLRYEVEETSKLAFLAASNQVKQMTLQKEQAAFDYQTSLYKLNLWLVNDSVFTVVDSQSENWANSILPPDSLSSHPRLSMAAQQVEVANAERKAANTDFLPKLNAQYGIQEISGQSGFYQYQVGLTIPLLFFMKEQGRAQAARIEQEIAEQNLRQTQFELRAEYLSLLQEYEKWQASWLFYEQEALPLAREQRKGAILAYEEGGIDYVSFIQNLKESLQVEVKAREALQEYLQARFQLEYYLNSSNQ; the protein is encoded by the coding sequence ATGATTGATAAAATCATTGCTTTTTCCGTAAGGAACAAGTTCATTATCGGTCTGCTCACCCTGGTTCTTATTGGTGCCGGCATCTGGAGCATGACCAAAGTACCCATTGATGCCGTACCGGATATCACCAACAATCAGGTACAGGTTATCACCCAGGCGCCAAATCTCGGAACAGAGGATATTGAGCAGTTTGTAACCTATCCGGTGGAGGTTGCTATGGCCAACTTACCGGGAGTCATAGAGATTCGTTCTGTATCCCGCTTCGGGCTTTCAGTGGTAACCATTGTTTTTAAAGACGATATGGGCACCTACCTGCCGCGCCAGCTTGTGAGCGAAAAACTACAGGCGGTAGAAGAGGAAATACCGGAAGGCTTTGGCGATCCTTCCATGGGTCCTATTTCCACCGGCCTCGGTGAAATCTACCAGTACACCCTTCAGGTAGATGAGGCCTATGAAGACCAATATTCCGCCACAGATTTGCGCACCATGCAGGATTGGATTGTACGCAGACAAATGGCTATGGTGCCGGGAGTTGTGGAGGTCAATGCTTTTGGAGGAAAAATAAAACAGTACGAAGTTGCCGTTGATCCCGATGAACTCAGGGCCATCGACCTTACTATAACCGATGTTTTTGTGGCCCTGCAGCGAAACAACCAGAATACGGGTGGTGCCTATATAGAAAAGAACCACTACGCCAACTTTATCCGCGGGGAAGGCCTCGTCCGTAGTCTTGACGACTTGCGGGATATCGTAGTGAAAACGTTGGACGGAGTGCCTATCCGCATCAAGGATATTGCTGAAGTGCAGTTTGGAAATGCTGTGCGCTACGGAGCTTTTACCAAAGATGGTAAGGGTGAGGCGGTGGGAGGCATGATCCTGATGCTCAAAGGCGCCAATTCCAACGAAGTGATAGAGGAGGTGAAGGAGCGGGTGGCACAGATCCAGGGATCTCTTCCCGATGGTGTTACAATCGAACCCTTTCTTGACCGCAGCGAACTTATTGCCGAAACCACCGGCACCGTTACCGGCAATCTGTTGGAAGGCGCTCTGATCGTAATTTTTGTGCTGGTGTTCCTGTTGGGCAACTGGCGCGGTGGACTTATTGTGGCTTCTACCATTCCGCTGTCGCTGCTTTTCGCCTTTATCCTGATGCATGTGTTTGGCGTATGGGCCAACCTGATGAGCCTCGGAGCCATCGACTTCGGGATAATTGTAGATGGTGCCGTGATAATTGTGGAAGGTACTGTGTTCTTCCTGGTTCAGAAGATGGGAATAGGTAAAAAGCGCTTCACTCAGCAAGAGCGTGATGAAACGACCATTAAGGCTTCTTCCAAAATGATGAACTCTGCATTTTTTGGCCAGCTTATCATTTTGATCGTGTTTCTGCCCATTCTCTTTCTTGAAGGTGTAGAAGGCAAAATGTTCCAACCGATGGCGCTCACCTTCATGTTTGCCATGATCGGTGCCATGATACTATGCCTCACTTATGTACCGATGATTTCCGCCCTGTTTATCAGGGTAAAACCGGAAGAGAAGAAGTCGTGGGGAGATCGTATTGTTATTTGGCTGGAAGAAAAATATGAGCGGGCTTTGGGAGGCACCCTTCGAAAAGCGGGCCTGGTCATAGGTTCGGCTGTAGTATTATTGATACTTGCCGTATTTACGTTTACCCGAATGGGTGGCGAATTTATTCCACAATTGGACGAGGGTGACATTGCTTTTCACATTATCCTGAAGCCGGGAAGTTCCCTTTCCGAAAGCATCGAAACTTCCACCCGGATTGAAAAGATCATTCTGGAAGACTTCCCCGAAGTGCAACACGCCATGACGCGTTTTGGAGTGGCCGATGTCCCCACCGATCCCATGCCTATGGATATTGGAGACTGCTTCCTGATTCTCAAACCGCAGGATGAGTGGGTTTCGGCAGACACTAAAGAAGAGCTGATAATTAAAATTAAAGAAGCACTAAGTATCGTTCCTGGGGTAAACTATGAATTTACCCAACCCATTGAAATGCGCTTTAATGAACTACTCACCGGTGTACGTGAGGATATCGCGATAAAACTTTATGGTGAAGACCTGCAGGTATTGGCCGATAAAGCCGAAGAAATGGGTCAAATTATTTCCACTGTAGAGGGTGTAGGCGATATGCGCGTGGAAGCTACCAGCGGCCTGCCTCAAATGACGGTAAAATATGATCGTGCCGACCTGGCCCAATATGGCCTGAATATCTCAAGCGTAAATCAAGTGATTCAATCTGCCTTTGCGGGTGGAAAAGCCGGGGTGATCTTTGAGGGTGAGAAAAGATTTGACCTGGTGGTTCGCCTTGATTCAGCACATCGCAGCAATATTGATGACCTGAAGAATCTTTACGTGAATACTCCAACTGGTGCGCAAATACCCTTGAATGAGGTAGCCGACATCAGCTACGAACCCGGCCCGATGCAGATCAGCCGCGACAATACCAATCGCAGGACTTATGTGGGGGTAAATGTGCGTGGCCGTGACGTTAAATCATTGGTGGAAGAAATCCAGCAGAAGCTGAACGCTCAACTTGATCTTCCGGCCGGATACTACATCCGCTACGGGGGAGCTTTTGAAAACCTGGAACGCGCTACAAATCGGTTACAGATAGTGGTTCCCCTGGCGCTGGCACTGATATTCATCCTGATTTTCTTCGCTCTTAGGAGCTTCAAACAAAGTATCATGATCTATATGGCTATCCCCCTCGCTGCCATTGGTGGGGTATTCGCCCTATGGTTGAGGGACATGCCTTTTAGCATTTCTGCAGGTGTTGGGTTTATTGTGCTTTTTGGGGTGGCCGTACTCAACGGATTGGTACTTATCAGTGGCTGGAATGAACTTAAAGAAGAAGGGGAAATGGATTTAAGTAAAAGGATCAAAGACGGAGCAAGACGAAGGGTGCGACCAATTTTACTAACTGCACTCACAGATATTCTTGGCTTCCTTCCCATGGCACTTTCAGTATCAGCAGGAGCAGAAGTACAACGTCCATTGGCCACTGTAGTGATCGGGGGAATGATTACTGCTACCCTTTTAACATTGTTCGTATTGCCCATACTTTATCGCTGGACAGAAAAAAGATCACTCAATCCTTCCGGTGCGGGTATAGCCACAGTTGTTGTAATTCTGGGCTTCACTGTATTTGCGCCAACTACTGTCAGTGCTCAGAATGCGGGAGAACTTCCCGAAATATCCATGGAAGAAGCTGTAAACCGTGCGGTGTCTTCTTACCCCACATTACAAGCAGCCCGCCTTGAAATAGAACAACAAGAGGCATTGAAGAAAACCGCCTGGGATTTTGGAAATACTCAACTATTTACTGGTGGGGAAGAAATAGGTGATGGTACAGGGGTTTACACCACCATTGGCATACAGCAGCAACAAATGGACATCTTTGGTATTGCCCCAAAACTGAAAGCCCGGAAAAGTCAGGTGGCTCTTGCAGAAGCTGCACTAAATCTGAGCAAATTGGAATTGCAGCAAAAGGTGAAAGAGGCTTATGCCAACGCATGGATCGCCCGGCAGAATTACCAGCTATATCAAAGGCTGGATTCCATTTATCAGAATTTTCAGCGAGGTGCCAGGCTCAGATACGAGGTTGAGGAAACTTCTAAGCTCGCCTTTTTGGCGGCTTCGAACCAGGTGAAACAAATGACCTTGCAAAAGGAGCAGGCCGCTTTTGATTATCAAACATCTCTCTACAAGCTCAACCTTTGGTTAGTGAACGACTCCGTGTTTACAGTAGTGGATTCACAATCCGAAAATTGGGCAAACTCCATTCTGCCGCCTGATTCGCTCAGCTCTCACCCCAGGCTAAGTATGGCAGCCCAACAGGTGGAGGTGGCTAATGCCGAACGCAAAGCCGCTAATACCGACTTCCTTCCCAAATTGAATGCACAATACGGCATTCAGGAAATTAGTGGGCAAAGTGGTTTTTATCAATACCAGGTAGGGCTCACCATTCCTTTATTATTTTTTATGAAGGAACAAGGGCGGGCTCAGGCTGCCCGTATTGAGCAGGAAATAGCTGAGCAAAACCTGAGGCAAACCCAATTTGAGCTGAGGGCTGAATACCTTTCACTATTGCAAGAGTATGAAAAATGGCAGGCTTCATGGCTGTTCTACGAACAGGAAGCTTTACCCCTGGCCCGCGAACAGCGCAAAGGGGCAATTTTAGCTTATGAAGAAGGAGGTATCGATTACGTATCCTTTATTCAAAACCTAAAGGAAAGCCTGCAGGTGGAAGTAAAAGCACGGGAAGCATTGCAAGAGTATCTGCAAGCCCGTTTCCAATTGGAATATTACCTCAATTCATCAAACCAGTAA
- a CDS encoding YnfA family protein: protein MNIIEITRSLGLFALGGLFEIGGGYLVWLSLRSEKPWWWGLLGGIALVLYGIVATWQPANFGRVYAAYGGVFIVMAILWGWKVDGIAPDRYDLIGGFVALIGVLIIMYAPRGN, encoded by the coding sequence ATGAACATCATTGAAATAACACGATCATTGGGCTTGTTTGCACTGGGGGGCCTTTTCGAAATTGGTGGTGGCTACCTGGTTTGGCTCAGCCTGCGTAGTGAAAAGCCCTGGTGGTGGGGTCTTTTGGGCGGTATTGCACTTGTGCTTTATGGCATTGTAGCCACCTGGCAACCGGCCAACTTCGGGAGGGTATATGCGGCCTACGGAGGTGTTTTCATCGTTATGGCTATCCTGTGGGGATGGAAGGTAGATGGCATTGCTCCCGACAGGTATGATCTTATTGGTGGTTTTGTGGCACTGATAGGCGTGCTTATCATTATGTATGCACCACGGGGAAATTAA